TCCAAAGCAGTACTGAAGGTGTGACGTGGATGAAAACTTTGCTTATGGAGAAGGGCGTGTCTGTCGGTCTCTTTAAAAAAGACCTTAGTGGCTATTGTTTTGGTGGAGGCACAGAGATCAGGGGCAGTGAAAAAGAGCTGTGTGTCTAGAAATTCTACACTATGTTATTGCAGTGAGTGTTTAAGCTTGATCCTAGGATGATGGCTATTGAGCACAGACATGAACTCTAGAAACTCAGGCTCTGAGTAGGTCCAAAAACCAAAAAGGTCATCTAGAAACCTGAGATATACTAGCAGCCTACGGTGACACTTGGCAAAAACCTCTTCCTCCCAGACGGCCAGATAAATGTTGGCGTAGGCTGGTGAGTATTTCCTACCCATGGCACAGCCACACGTCTGGAGGTAATAGTTGCCATTGAACTCAGTCATTACGAGTTAATGTGAGTTCAAGAAGCTGTAAGACCTGTCTGTCTGGCCTCTGAGGATCTGGATATTGAGCAAAAATCTTTTTCACTGCTGCTAGCCCTCGATCTGTCTCCATGTTGGTATAGAGTGAGTCTACGTCGATAGAAAAGAGAAAGGTGTTCATTGGGACCTTACTATCTCTCACCTGTGCTACAAAGTCATATGCATCTTTGACATAGCTTGGATGTCTCTGGGACAACGGGTTGAGATAGAAGTCAACAAACTCTGCCAAGCAGTGTGACTCGGATTCACAATCACTGACAATGGGACGTCCCTTGGGCAAAACCCCGGGGATGGTCCACGTGTCTGGCTGCTTATGTATCAAACGGCATAACAAAGATGACTCAGTGATTTTTGTCTGAAAGTCCATCCAAGAAACAACTAGCTTCATTGCCAGGGGAAGCCAACACCATTGCTTTAATCTTATAAAATCCACGACCCGGTCAACTCCTCATCGACTTTCCTGTACCCATCCAGTCTATCTTCATCTTTCAGCGCCAGCACAACATTCCAGAGAGAGTCCCCGAAATCTGGAGGTTCGCTTTACATCCTCCGCTATCAGAATGGGAACCTCACACTCTGTGATTCGGAATAGGTTCCttctccttctgttgcagaaGCGCAGAGAAGTGGCCCAGTTCAGCGCTCGGGGAGGGTGATGGTCGGCACCCACTCATACTTGCCTCAGCTCTCTTCGCAGAACAGTCGGAGTTTGTCTAAAGCAGGATCCTTCCACGAGTCCACATTTGGGCTCTGCAATAACAAGGCACACAAGAATTAGCATGACCTAAACACGAACTTAACCTACAAATAGCTGCAGCATAAATGGCATGGTAGGTTAAACAGGAACCGAAGTGATGCCAAAGCTTACCGTGACAAGAATACAGTGAGCGTCTTTAGGTGCCTCCGACTCGTCAGTGCCAACAATACCGACAAGGCGCTCGATGTCATTCACCCTCACGATGTTGATGTCGTTGTCAAAGCAAAAAGCCTGGATGAGGGTGAAGTGAATCTGGAGGGCAATGTCGCATTCGTACTCCTCGTCAGTCGCTAACACGCAGAATGCCACATTGTCTGGATCACTGTTGAATGACGATGACACTTGGTTAGAAACCGATTCAAATAACCATGTCATGTAACTATAGCAAATATATTTATCAGGTTCCAGAAAGATATTCGCTGCTTTACTTTCACATTCATGACTTTTGCTGATTCGTATACCCCGACTGTCAAGCAATCTTGTTTCTTGGCCGAAACGAGTAGCTCTTCCAAAGCAGTACCGAAGGTGTGACGTGGATGAAAACTTTGCTTATGGAGAAGGGCGTGTCTGTCGGTCTCTTTAAAGAATACTTTAGCGGCTATTGTTTTGGTGGAAGCACAGAGATCAGGGGCAGTGAAAAAGAGCTGTGTATCCAAAACTTCTACACTATGCTGTTGCAGTGAGTGTTTAAGCTTGATCCTAGGATGATGGCTATTGAGCACAGACATGAACTCCAAAAACTCGGGCTCTGAATAGGTCCAAAGACCAAACAAGTCATCCAGAAATCTCAGATAGACTAACGGCTTACGGTCACATTTGGTAAACACCTCTTCCTCCCAGACGGCCAGATAGATATTGGCATAGGCTGGTGAGTATTTTCTACCCATAGCACAGCCACACGTCTGGAGGTAATAGTTGCCATTAAACTCAAAGTCATTACAAGTAAGTGTGAGTTCTAAGagctgcaagatctgtctgtcTGGCCTCTGAGGATCTGGATATTGAGCAAAGATTTTTTTCACTGCTGCTAGCCCTCGATCTGTCTCTATGTTGGTATAGAGTGAATCTACGTCGATGGAGAAAAGGAAGGTGTTAAGTGGGACCTGGCGACCTCTCACCTGTGCTACAAAATCGTACGTATCCTTCACATAGCTGGGATGTCTCTGAGATAGCGGATTGAGATAAAAATCCACAAACTCTGCTATACGGTGTGATTCAGATCCGCAATCGCTGACAATGGGACGTCCCTTGGGTAGAACCCCGGGGATGGTCCATGTGTCTGGCGGCTTGTGTATCTTAGGCAAGAGGTAGAACTGTCTAGGTCTTGGGTCATCTGGGCCGTACAGGTACATTTTCTGTTTCTTATTAATGTAACCCTCTCTTTCTAACTCATCTACCACACGTCTAACCAATCCCTGAGTCTCTGTCTGGATTAAGGAGGTCAAAGGTGAGTAGTAAGCTCTGTCATCCAGTTGTCTGAGTGCTTCCCTGATGTAATGGGATCTGTCTTGTAACACTATTTGACTGCCCTTGTCTGCTGGTTTAATGACAATTGTTCTGTTAGAAGTCAGATTTTTAAGCGCTGATCTCTGTGCTGCCGTGAGATTTTGAGTGGTCTCCGTCACACGTTCCAGGCCCCTCAAAGCTCCAATGTCTCTCCCTATTAGATCCAAAAGAAACGCCGGCGTAGACTCCGAATCTGGTTCCCAATTAGAGGGTTCGAGAAAATGTAAATGTTCTGAATGTTGTTCTGAATGTGAATGTTCATCGAAGTGTCTCGCTTCAATATAGGGTCAACACTAGAGAACTCATTCTCCAAAGAGTTCTGAGGGGGCAGGACTGAAGTCCTGGATATCTGCGGAGAAGAGTGCTCCCGAGGGAGGTGAGAGCTGTTATTCTCAACAAATGAGTCTGAAAAAACTGACTCAAGCCACTCTGGGTTTTCTGGTGGGATACTCTCAATGT
Above is a genomic segment from Alosa sapidissima isolate fAloSap1 chromosome 4, fAloSap1.pri, whole genome shotgun sequence containing:
- the LOC121707754 gene encoding growth arrest and DNA damage-inducible protein GADD45 gamma-like, whose product is MNVDPDNVAFCVLATDEEYECDIALQIHFTLIQAFCFDNDINIVRVNDIERLVGIVGTDESEAPKDAHCILVTSPNVDSWKDPALDKLRLFCEES